Proteins found in one bacterium genomic segment:
- the panC gene encoding pantoate--beta-alanine ligase, translating into MLIVRHIDQVKKIIGLERRKGLTIGFVPTMGALHRGHLSLVRTARKKSDLVVVSIFVNPTQFGPKEDYKRYPRDLKHDQSLLKGEGADIIFYPTVKEIYPHGYRTFVEVQGWSGILCGASRPGHFRGVATVVLKLFNIIKPHIAIFGKKDFQQLLIIKKMVKDLNLDIRIIAAPTIRESNGLAMSSRNKYLTEKERKNAAVIIKSLRWVKRLCRKESCSAVKALRTMRKMIKNKGGRVDYIRAVDAENLTDMKRIQKGVLIAAAVYFGKTRLIDNIVV; encoded by the coding sequence ATGCTGATCGTAAGACACATAGATCAGGTTAAAAAGATCATCGGTCTTGAGCGCCGTAAGGGCTTGACCATTGGTTTTGTACCGACCATGGGCGCATTGCACCGGGGTCATCTATCCCTGGTAAGAACTGCCCGCAAAAAGAGCGACCTCGTTGTCGTTTCTATCTTTGTTAATCCAACCCAATTCGGACCAAAAGAGGATTACAAACGTTATCCGCGAGATCTCAAACACGATCAGTCGCTCTTGAAAGGCGAGGGCGCGGACATAATATTCTATCCGACGGTAAAGGAAATATACCCGCATGGTTACAGAACTTTCGTTGAAGTGCAAGGATGGAGCGGAATTCTATGCGGCGCGTCAAGACCGGGTCATTTCCGGGGAGTGGCGACGGTAGTGCTGAAACTGTTCAATATCATTAAACCCCATATCGCCATATTCGGAAAAAAGGATTTCCAGCAGCTGTTGATCATCAAAAAAATGGTAAAGGACCTTAACCTCGATATCAGGATAATCGCCGCACCGACGATCAGGGAAAGTAATGGCCTGGCAATGAGTTCGCGCAACAAATATCTGACTGAAAAAGAAAGAAAAAATGCCGCGGTGATAATTAAAAGCCTGCGCTGGGTAAAGCGGCTCTGCCGGAAAGAATCATGCTCCGCGGTAAAAGCTCTTCGGACCATGAGAAAAATGATCAAAAACAAGGGAGGCAGGGTCGATTATATCCGGGCGGTCGACGCCGAAAACCTGACCGATATGAAAAGGATACAAAAGGGGGTGCTTATCGCCGCCGCGGTTTATTTCGGGAAGACCAGGCTGATCGACAATATTGTTGTTTGA
- a CDS encoding agmatine deiminase family protein gives MSAIICFVLFSVQLDNNVFLPKYMTAEESLRIDKIGQGHVITAPPGGWVETPAEFEPLRGVWVTWIYGSYNTVEREIVRGVVSSCKAYIIPGYASDTTSIKSYLTSGGVPLDSVRFYVFPNNSVWIRDYGPWFIRRQDGTEGIIDFQYNRPRPSDDTIPWRIGQAWGIPVYGSPLEHPGGNFMVDGLGRGFFSSLIYEENPGYSAYTIDTMMRNYSGLELTAPMKRMRTEYTGHIDLWTKILNDTLVMVGDYEAGHENDTVLNNRADSITHMKNREGFNYRVVRVIMPWTTSDAPPTYLNSLFVNNKVLVPTWSLPEDPEGLAAYQNALPGYEIVGINCSSMASSGGAIHCIAMQVPASQYVHVRHYPYPDTSDLVSTYRIRCRIITSSSLRAESTLVFYKVGANGSYSTLALNSVVDTQGVYAAYIPHQTAGDTVYYYILAKNTQNIRRTSPKDVPPHLFRFRIYSGVTVGEFGSSALAHFSAFPNPARHFLNISFRISDQADLRIAIYNAAGQKVKTIVDGSCSPGHYTEYWDLSDDAGKDLPQGVYFCSVVAGKDKYTGKLLIVR, from the coding sequence ATGAGCGCGATCATTTGTTTTGTTCTATTTTCAGTCCAACTTGACAATAACGTATTTCTGCCCAAGTACATGACCGCCGAGGAAAGCCTGAGGATCGACAAGATCGGCCAGGGGCATGTGATCACGGCGCCGCCCGGCGGCTGGGTCGAGACGCCGGCTGAATTCGAACCGCTGAGAGGCGTCTGGGTGACGTGGATCTATGGTTCATATAACACGGTGGAACGCGAGATCGTCCGTGGAGTGGTCTCGTCCTGCAAGGCGTATATCATTCCCGGTTATGCTTCGGATACAACAAGCATAAAAAGCTATTTGACCAGCGGCGGTGTTCCGCTTGACAGTGTAAGGTTCTATGTCTTCCCCAACAACTCGGTCTGGATCCGCGATTATGGTCCATGGTTCATACGCAGGCAGGATGGAACCGAAGGCATCATCGATTTTCAATACAACCGTCCCCGGCCTTCCGACGACACGATCCCCTGGCGGATCGGTCAGGCATGGGGGATCCCGGTCTACGGTTCGCCGCTCGAGCATCCGGGCGGTAATTTTATGGTTGATGGCCTGGGCAGGGGATTTTTCAGCAGCCTGATATACGAAGAAAATCCCGGTTATTCTGCCTATACGATCGATACGATGATGCGCAACTATAGCGGCTTGGAACTGACCGCGCCTATGAAGCGAATGCGAACAGAATATACGGGTCATATTGACCTGTGGACAAAGATCCTCAATGACACGCTGGTCATGGTCGGCGATTACGAAGCCGGACATGAAAACGATACAGTGCTTAACAACCGGGCCGATTCGATCACGCACATGAAGAACCGCGAAGGATTCAATTACCGGGTAGTCCGGGTCATCATGCCCTGGACAACTTCGGACGCGCCGCCGACCTATCTGAATTCGCTGTTCGTCAACAATAAGGTATTGGTTCCTACCTGGAGCCTGCCCGAAGACCCCGAGGGTCTTGCCGCTTACCAGAACGCCCTGCCCGGCTATGAAATAGTCGGCATCAACTGTTCGTCCATGGCGAGTTCGGGCGGCGCGATCCACTGCATCGCCATGCAGGTGCCGGCATCCCAGTATGTTCATGTCAGACACTATCCGTATCCCGATACCAGCGACCTGGTCAGTACGTACCGGATACGGTGCCGGATAATAACGTCAAGCAGCCTGCGTGCCGAATCCACGCTTGTATTCTACAAGGTCGGCGCGAACGGTTCGTACAGCACCCTGGCGCTGAACTCGGTCGTTGACACGCAGGGCGTGTACGCCGCGTACATACCGCACCAGACGGCTGGCGATACGGTGTATTACTATATTCTCGCGAAAAACACGCAAAATATCCGCCGGACTTCACCAAAGGACGTGCCGCCGCACCTGTTCAGATTCCGCATCTACAGCGGCGTAACGGTCGGCGAGTTCGGCTCAAGCGCGCTGGCACATTTTTCCGCGTTTCCTAACCCTGCGCGTCATTTCTTGAATATCAGTTTTCGCATTTCAGACCAGGCTGACCTCAGGATCGCGATCTACAACGCGGCCGGACAAAAGGTCAAGACCATCGTTGACGGATCATGCAGCCCAGGTCATTACACGGAGTACTGGGATCTGAGCGATGACGCCGGCAAAGACCTGCCGCAGGGCGTCTATTTTTGCTCGGTTGTCGCCGGCAAAGATAAATATACGGGCAAACTGCTGATCGTAAGATAG